A window of Thermococcus aggregans contains these coding sequences:
- the rfbB gene encoding dTDP-glucose 4,6-dehydratase: MKLLVTGGAGFIGSNFIRYVLEKHKDWEVINLDKLGYGSNPANLKDVEDDPRYTFIKGDINDFELVSKLIKEVDAVVNFASETHVDRSISNPYAFIESNVLGVYTILEAIRKENPEVRLVHISSDEVHGDILEGSFTEEDRLMPSSPYSASKAAGDMLVLGWARTYKLNASITRCTNNYGPYQFPEKLIPKTIIRASMGLKIPIYGTGQNVRDWIYVGDHVRAVEAVLLKGEPREIYNISAGEEKTNLEVVKTILKLMGKDEDMIEFVEDRPGHDLRYSLDSWKIMRDLKWRPKVSFEEGIKKTVKWYLNNEWWWKPLVDEKVLHPTPWKLRW, from the coding sequence ATGAAGCTCTTGGTAACAGGCGGTGCAGGATTTATAGGGAGCAACTTCATCCGCTATGTTTTAGAGAAGCACAAGGACTGGGAAGTAATAAACTTAGACAAGCTCGGCTACGGTTCAAACCCGGCAAACCTGAAGGATGTCGAGGACGACCCAAGGTATACTTTCATTAAGGGAGATATAAACGACTTTGAGCTTGTTTCAAAGCTAATAAAGGAAGTTGATGCCGTTGTGAACTTCGCTTCTGAGACACATGTCGACAGGAGCATTTCAAATCCCTACGCCTTCATTGAAAGCAACGTTCTCGGGGTTTACACTATTCTTGAGGCAATAAGGAAAGAAAACCCCGAGGTTCGCCTAGTTCACATCAGTAGCGACGAGGTCCATGGAGACATACTCGAGGGCTCTTTCACCGAAGAGGACAGGCTAATGCCTTCTTCGCCCTACTCTGCTAGCAAGGCCGCTGGAGATATGCTCGTCCTCGGCTGGGCTAGGACTTACAAGTTGAACGCCTCAATAACGAGGTGTACGAACAACTATGGCCCATATCAGTTCCCGGAGAAGCTCATCCCAAAGACTATAATAAGAGCTAGCATGGGACTAAAGATACCTATCTACGGCACTGGCCAAAATGTTAGGGACTGGATTTATGTTGGGGACCACGTGAGGGCCGTTGAAGCGGTTTTGCTCAAGGGCGAGCCAAGGGAGATATACAATATTTCAGCCGGAGAGGAGAAGACGAACCTTGAAGTTGTTAAGACGATATTAAAGCTAATGGGCAAAGATGAAGACATGATAGAGTTCGTAGAGGATAGGCCAGGTCATGATTTGAGGTACTCCCTTGACTCGTGGAAGATAATGAGGGACTTGAAGTGGCGTCCAAAAGTTAGCTTTGAAGAGGGAATCAAGAAGACAGTCAAGTGGTATTTGAACAACGAGTGGTGGTGGAAGCCTTTAGTCGATGAGAAAGTCCTCCACCCGACGCCGTGGAAGCTGAGGTGGTAG
- the cysC gene encoding adenylyl-sulfate kinase, translating to MSEEGFTIWLTGPSGAGKTVLAHALKKKLKSMGYKVEILDGDVIRKTLYPDLGFSKEAREMHNRIVIHMAKLLSRNGVITIVSLISPYRAVREYARKEIGRFMEVYVYAPLEVRIQRDPKGLYAKAMRGEIKGLTGYDGVYEEPENPEVKVDSSKMTPEEEVEAVLKKAKELGYLK from the coding sequence ATGAGCGAAGAGGGATTTACAATATGGCTTACTGGGCCAAGCGGGGCCGGGAAGACCGTGTTAGCTCACGCCCTCAAGAAGAAGCTCAAGTCAATGGGCTACAAGGTTGAGATCCTTGATGGAGACGTTATAAGGAAGACCCTCTATCCAGATCTTGGCTTCTCGAAGGAAGCCAGAGAAATGCACAATCGCATTGTAATTCATATGGCCAAGCTTTTGAGCAGGAACGGGGTCATAACAATAGTTTCCCTGATTTCACCTTACAGAGCGGTTAGGGAGTACGCGAGGAAGGAAATAGGGAGATTCATGGAAGTGTACGTGTATGCACCGCTAGAAGTGAGAATTCAGAGGGATCCTAAGGGGCTATATGCAAAGGCCATGCGCGGTGAAATAAAAGGCTTGACTGGCTACGACGGAGTCTACGAGGAGCCGGAGAACCCAGAAGTCAAAGTTGACAGCTCAAAGATGACACCCGAGGAAGAGGTCGAAGCAGTCTTAAAGAAAGCTAAGGAACTGGGCTACCTAAAATAA
- a CDS encoding sulfite exporter TauE/SafE family protein: MHPVVFIFLGFLVGALVGLTGMGGGALMTPSLIFLGVEPIIAVGTDLLYATVTKVFGVLFHQRKNKIRVDITSRLIIGGLPAILLGSFLLRSIDKALLNEYLTLFLGAVLLVTSTLRLVRGEINLPIRPRMEYLYLLGFVVGLTVQFTSVGAGVIVSFALVNLAKVNPHEVVGVTIAYGLALSSLSFMNYAFLNSVDYSLALLLILGTIPGVYFGTSLNTKADKDVLKKVINVAILIIGALILAERVF; this comes from the coding sequence GTGCATCCAGTTGTTTTTATCTTTCTCGGCTTTCTTGTTGGGGCTTTAGTGGGCCTCACCGGGATGGGCGGTGGGGCTTTAATGACTCCTTCCCTGATTTTCCTTGGGGTAGAGCCGATTATAGCCGTTGGGACTGATCTTCTATATGCGACTGTTACAAAGGTTTTCGGCGTTCTATTCCACCAGAGGAAGAACAAAATCAGGGTCGATATTACCTCGAGACTTATCATTGGGGGCTTGCCGGCAATTTTGTTGGGAAGCTTTTTGTTGAGGAGCATTGATAAGGCGCTTTTGAACGAGTATCTAACTCTCTTCTTGGGCGCTGTGCTGTTGGTTACATCTACGTTGAGGCTGGTTAGGGGAGAGATTAACCTCCCGATAAGGCCGAGAATGGAGTATCTGTACCTTTTGGGCTTTGTTGTTGGGTTAACAGTTCAGTTCACCTCTGTTGGGGCCGGAGTCATTGTGAGCTTTGCCCTTGTGAACCTTGCCAAAGTAAATCCTCACGAGGTCGTTGGAGTCACAATAGCTTATGGTCTAGCTTTATCTTCCTTGAGCTTCATGAACTACGCTTTCTTAAATAGTGTGGATTATTCCCTAGCATTGCTTTTGATACTTGGAACGATTCCAGGCGTTTATTTTGGGACTAGCCTAAACACAAAGGCCGATAAAGACGTGCTTAAGAAGGTTATCAACGTGGCGATTCTAATCATTGGGGCTTTGATACTGGCTGAGAGGGTGTTTTAA
- a CDS encoding glucose-1-phosphate thymidylyltransferase, with product MKALILSGGHGTRLRPLTYSQQKQLIPVANKPVLFYAIEDVIEAGIRDIGIIVGPNKEQVIETVKSVDWDANIEFIYQGEPKGLAHAILVAREYLGDDDFVMYLGDNILREGIVRHLEHFKKGNFDASILLCEVPNPQQFGVAELSEDGKTIKRLVEKPKVPPSNLALVGIYFFKPIIHEAVKHLKPSWRGELEITDAIQWLIDHGYKVGWTKVTGWWKDTGKPEDILDANRLILDDIKTSIKLETKARIHGRVIIEEGTQIDENTVIKGPAVIGKNCIIRNAYIGPYTSIGNNCIIENTEIEDSIILPESEIRDAGRIVESLIGRGVKILKGNSRPFGRKLVVGDNSRIIL from the coding sequence ATGAAAGCTCTCATCCTTTCTGGTGGTCACGGCACGAGATTGAGGCCTCTAACTTATTCACAGCAGAAGCAGCTTATACCAGTTGCGAATAAGCCCGTCCTATTCTATGCCATTGAGGACGTTATCGAAGCGGGAATCCGCGATATTGGCATAATAGTTGGGCCAAACAAGGAGCAGGTTATTGAGACCGTAAAAAGCGTTGATTGGGACGCTAACATAGAGTTCATTTACCAAGGCGAGCCAAAAGGGTTGGCCCATGCTATCTTAGTCGCGAGGGAGTATCTCGGTGATGATGATTTCGTTATGTACTTGGGCGACAACATACTCAGAGAAGGTATTGTAAGGCATTTGGAGCACTTCAAGAAGGGCAACTTCGATGCGAGCATTCTTCTCTGTGAGGTTCCGAACCCCCAGCAGTTCGGTGTTGCTGAATTAAGCGAAGACGGCAAGACGATTAAGCGCTTGGTTGAGAAGCCCAAAGTCCCCCCGAGCAACTTGGCTTTAGTGGGGATTTACTTCTTCAAGCCGATTATTCATGAGGCCGTGAAACACTTGAAGCCCTCGTGGCGTGGCGAGCTTGAGATTACCGATGCTATTCAATGGCTTATTGACCACGGCTATAAAGTCGGGTGGACCAAGGTTACAGGCTGGTGGAAAGACACTGGAAAGCCCGAGGATATTTTGGATGCAAATAGGCTGATTTTGGACGACATAAAGACCAGCATTAAATTGGAAACCAAGGCGAGGATCCATGGAAGGGTAATAATTGAAGAGGGAACCCAAATTGACGAGAACACCGTAATAAAGGGCCCTGCCGTGATTGGCAAGAACTGTATAATTAGGAATGCATACATCGGGCCTTACACGAGCATTGGAAACAACTGCATTATTGAAAACACCGAGATCGAGGACTCTATAATCTTGCCGGAGAGCGAGATAAGGGACGCCGGAAGGATAGTTGAAAGCCTTATTGGAAGGGGAGTGAAGATTCTTAAGGGCAACAGCCGCCCGTTTGGCAGGAAGCTTGTCGTTGGCGATAACTCTAGGATAATCCTTTGA